From the Corynebacterium sp. P3-F1 genome, the window CGGATTTCGTTGCGCTGACAGCGTTCATTGCGCAATGTGCGGTGCGGCGCACGCCCGTGCTTATCGACGGAGCGTTCCCCTCCGCCGCCGCCTACGCCGCCGAGCGGCTCGCCTCCGGTGTGAAGGAGTGGCTGATCGCCAGCCAACTGACACCGGAGCCGTGCCATAAGGTGTGTCTGCACGCACTCGATCTGACCCCTGTGGCTGCCCTCGACATGACCACGGGCCAAGGCGCCGGCGGTGCCGCAGTGCTCCCGTTGATCGCATCGGCGGTAGAGCTGGTCGGAGACGAGATGTATACGCAAAACGGGGCAGGCGATGATGCCGGCCCCGTGAAACTTCGATAAGCGCTAACTACGGTGCTGGGATGAGCGTGTGGACCCAGCCGTGGGTGTCCTCGACCTCGCCGCGCTGAATCTTGGTCAGGCGCTCGCGCAGAGCCATGGTGACATCGCCCGCCTCATTGTCGTTGACGGTGAAGTCGATGTCGTTGCCTACGATGTGGCCGACCGGAGTGATTACGGCCGCGGTGCCGCACGCGAAGGATTCGGTCATCTTCCCCTTCGCAACATCGTTCTTCCAGTCTTCGACCGAAATGCGCAGCTCCTCCGTCTCGTACCCCAGGTCTTGTGCAACCTGAAGCAGGGAGTCGCGCGTGATGCCGGGCAGCAGAGAGCCGGACAGCTCCGGTGTGACAAGCTTGACGTTCCCGTCGCCATCTCCCGAGCCGTAGACGAACATGAGATTCATGCCGCCCATTTCCTCGATATATGTCCGCTCGATCGCATCCAGCCACACGACCTGGTCGCAGCCCTGCTCCTGGGCCTGTGCCTGCGCGAGGAGGGACGCCGCGTAGTTGCCCGCGAATTTAGCGGCACCTGTTCCACCCGGCGCGGCGCGGACGTAGTCCTCGGAGATCCACACCTTGACCGGCTTGATGCCTCCGGAGAAGTAAGCGCCGGCCGGGGACGCGATGACGTAGTAAGTGTAGGTGCTGGCCGGCTTCACGCCGAGGCTGATCTCCGTGGAGATCATGAACGGACGCAGGTACAGGGCTGCTTCGCCGCCAGCCTCCGGCACCCAGGCCTCGTCGATGTCGACGATCTGGCGCAGGGATTCCACGAAGAGTTCCTCGGGCAGATCCGGCATGGCTAAACGCTCAGCAGAATTCTGCATGCGTCGCGCGTTCTGCTCCGGCCGAAATGTCGCGATGGATCCGTCCGGCTGGCGGTACGCCTTCAGACCCTCGAAGATCGCCTGGCCGTAGTGGAAGACCATGGACGCCGGGTCGAATTCGATCGGCGCGTACGGCTCGACGCGGGCGTTGTGCCAGCCTTCGTCCTCAGACCAGTCGATGGCCACCATGTGATCGGTGAATTTCTCGCCGAATTTCGGGTTCTTGAGAATTTCGGCGCGCTGCTCTTCGCTCGCCGGATTCTCGTTCATCTTCACGGTGAATTCCAAGTTCGTCATGGTGCCCCAGCATACGCCCGCACGGTGACGCTCAACCGTGGGCACTCCCGCGCTCACGTAGGATCGGGCCCCGGATTCGCACGTAGTTAACGTCTTGCAAGAAGGAGTGTGCGTTCAATGCTTTCCCACACCACCGGTGTCCTCCCTTCCCACGGTCTCCTGCCGCGCGTAGACTTCGCAGCTTCCGCCGAGGCCGCGCTTATCGACGGCGCAGCCCGGCTCATCCCCGTCGTCCAGGGCGACGCCCTTGAGCTGCCGGTGTCCACTCTCACCCGCGACGGACTGTTGGAGGCGCTGGAAGCGGTGGGCACTACCTGCGCACTCGGGGAGACCACCCGGGTCGTTGTAGACGGTGTCCTTTATGTCGCCGTTGGTCTCGGCGAGGACACTTCCGACTCCTCCGTGCGACGCGCGATGGGCGCGGCGGCGCGGTCGCTGAAGGGAATCGACCGCGCCGTGGTGTCCAGCGAGTTCGGTGTCGCCCCCACCGTCGAGGGCCTGCTGCTGGGTGGCTACTCCTATTCCGGATTGAAAACACAGGCCAGTGCCGACGTGGATGCCACCGAAACCACTAACATTGCCGCCGATGATTTCGACACCGCCGACTCCGCCCCGCAGATCACCGTGATCGGCCTCGGACACGAACAGGAACGAGAAGAGTTCGAGCGCGCCGCGACCATCGGACATGCGGTCGCCTTGGCCCGCGACTTGGTCAACACCCCGTCGAATCTGCTCTACCCGGAGATCTACGCCAGATATGCGGAGCAGATCGCCGCATCCGCTGGGCTTGACGTGGAGATCCTGGATGAGGAGCAACTCCGGGACCAAGGCTTCGGCGGGATCACGGCTGTCGGCCAAGGCTCCGCACACCCGCCTCGCCTCGTGCACCTGACGTGGGCACCGGACACAGCATCTGTGGAGACCTCGGTCGCCTTGGTGGGCAAAGGCATCACTTTCGACTCCGGCGGCATCTCCATCAAGCCCGCTTCCGGCATGGAACAGATGGTCATGGACATGGGCGGTTCCGCCGCAGTCCTAGCCACGGCATGCGCGGTCGCCGCACTCGACCTTCCGGTCCGCCTGGATGCGTGGATGCCGTTGGCGGAGAATATGCCGTCCGGTTCCGCGCAGCGCCCCGGTGACGTGATCACCCATTATGGGGGCATCACCAGTGAAGTCATCAACACTGACGCTGAGGGGCGCCTCGTCCTCGCGGATGCCATCGTCCGCGCCTGCGAGGACTCCCCCACCCACTTGATCGAGACTTCGACGCTCACCGGAGCCCAGATGGTGGCGCTGGGTAAACGCACTTTCGGCGTCATGGGAAGCGACAAGCTGCGCGACCGCATCGCGGACAACGGCCAACGCATCGACGAGCCCGGCTGGGCCATGCCGCTCCTTGAAGAACACGAGGAGGAGATCGCCTCGAAAGTCGCCGACGTCAAGAACGCCAATAGCGACCGCTTCGGCGGCATGGAATTCGCCGGCACCTACCTCTCACGTTTTATCGGCGACGGCATCGAATGGGCCCACGTCGATGTCGCCAGCCCCGCCTGGAACACCGGCGGCGCTTACGGCTTCACCCCCTCCCGGGCAACGGGTGTTCCCGTCCGCACGCTCGTGGAGACGATTAGCGGACTGATCTAGTCAGAGTTCATCCCCGCGCTCGAACCGGGCGCGGCGCTCCCGCTGCTCGGCGCGCCTGCGCAGGATTCGGTCCTGCTCCATCCGTTTACGCATGCGGTCGGGGTAGCCGGTCTCCTCAACGTCGTAAAGCAGGATGCCCAGTGCTTTGCTGACTGCGTCAATCCCCTTCGGGCCCCCGATGCGCCGGCGCGTGAATTCGCCGTTTTCCGCCACTAGGACTACGGACATCTCGTTGACTAGGGTCTCCGGCTCCACAAAACCCTCGACGAAACCATGCTGGTCCGCCCACTGCTTGAGATATTGGACATCTTCAGGTCGCACGGTGTCGCCGGGGCCGCGGGGAGGCTTGATCGGCGAATTGCTTTTCCGAGATCCGAAGATGTTGAACACTCACCACATTTTATAGGCGACACGGAACACACCCCATTGCGGTCATCCGCGAGCGCACGTATGCCACTAAGCGGGTACGCTGGAAACGAATTAATGTCTGCAATTTTTGAGGAGACTCAACAACCATGGCTCACTCTGTAGAGATGCCCGAGCTGGGCGAATCGGTCACTGAAGGCACCATCACCACGTGGCTGAAGTCGGTCGGCGACACCGTCGAGGTCGACGAACCTTTGCTCGAGGTCTCCACCGACAAGGTCGACACCGAGATCCCGTCCCCGGTCGCTGGCGTGCTGCTGGAGATAAAGGCAGAGGAAGACGACACCGTCGAGGTGGGCGAGGTCATCGCACTTGTCGGCGACGAGGGCGAGGAGCCGTCCGGCGCCTCCGCATCCTCCGACGACGAGGCTGATGAAGCTGAGGTGCCCGAAGAGAAGAAGGCCGACTCCCAGCCGGCGAAGAAGTCCGGCGGCTCCGGTTCCGCCACCGACGTGGAGATGCCGGAGCTCGGCGAGTCCGTCACCGAGGGCACCATCACCACCTGGCTAAAGGAAGTCGGCGACGAGGTCGAGGTCGACGAGCCGCTGCTCGAGGTCTCCACCGACAAGGTCGACACCGAGATCCCGTCCCCGGTCGCCGGCACTCTCGTCGAGATCCTCACTGAGGAAGATGAGACCGTCGAGGTCGGCGAAGTCATCGCACGCGTCGGCGATGCCGATGCCGTCGCTTCCAGCGAGGAAGAGGATGTCGCAGACACCGACGAAGAGGTCGACGATGACAACTCCGCCGCTGGCGAGGGCGATAATCCGGAGGACGCACCGAAGAAGTCCGCTTCCAAGTCCTCCTCCTCCAACAAGAAGGGCTCCGGCGAATCCACCGACGTGGAAATGCCGGAGCTCGGCGAGTCCGTCACCGAGGGCACCATCACCACCTGGCTGAAGTCCGTGGGCGACATGGTCGAGGTCGACGAGCCGCTGCTCGAGGTCTCCACCGACAAGGTCGACACCGAGATCCCGTCCCCGGTTGAGGGCACCCTGCTGGAGATCCTCGCCGAGGAAGATGACACCATCGAGGTCGGTGCTGTCATCGCACGCATCGGCGACGCTGAGGCAGCTGTTTCCGAGGACAGCGACGACGCTGAGGACCAGGACGTCGAGGAAGAGAAGGCGGAAGCTCCGAAGAAGGAAGAGGAGCCGAAGGCCGAGCCTAAGAAGGCTGAAAAGAAGGCCGAGACCAGCACGGCTACTCAGTCCACCAACACCTCCGCGAAGGTCAACAACGGCGGCAAGGTTCCGTACGTCACTCCGCTGGTGCGCAAGCTCGCCGACAAGCACGGCGTGGACCTGAACAACATCGAGGGCACCGGTGTCGGCGGCCGCATCCGCAAGCAGGATGTCCTCGCGGCTGCTGAGGGTGCTTCCGCGAAGGGTGGCGCCGAAGCTGCCGACACGAAGGCCGCGGACACCACGGCCACCGAAGCCGAAACCCAGGCATCCGGCCCGCGCGCCCGCTGGTCCTCCAAGGCTGTGGACCCGGCCAAGCAGGACCTCATCGGCACCACCCAGAAGGTCAACCGCATCCGCGAGATCACCGCGGCCAAGATGGTCGAGTCCCTGCAGACCTCGGCACAGCTCACCCACGTCCAGGAAGTCGATGTCACCCGCATCGCCGACCTGCGTAAGAAGGTCAAGCCGTCCTTCGTGGACAAGCACGGTGCGAACATCACGTTCCTCGCCTTCTTCGTCAAGGCCGCATCCGAGGCCCTGGTTTCTCACCCGAACGTGAACGCCTCCTACAACAAGGATACGAAGGAGATCACCTACCACGAGGATGTCAACATCGGCATCGCCGTTGACACCCCGATGGGTCTGCTTGTTCCGGTGCTGAAGAAAACCCAGGACATGTCCCTCGCCGACATCGCCAAGGGAATCGCCGACCTGGCCACACGTGCGCGCGACAAGAAGCTGCGCCCTGATGATCTCTCCGGTGCCACCTTCACGGTGACCAACATCGGTTCCGCCGGCGCTCTGCTGGACACCCCGATTCTCACCCCGCCGCAGTCCGGCATTCTGGGCACCGGCGCGATTGTGAAGCGTCCGATCATCGTCACCGAGGACGGCATCGACTCCATCGCCATCCGCCAGATGTGCTACCTGCCGTTTACTTACGACCACCAGATCGTGGACGGTGCGGATGCGGGCCGCTTCATCACCACCATCAAGGACCGCATTGAAGCGGGCGACTTCGAGGGTGACATGGAGCTCTAAGCTCAGCTCCATCAGGCCTGAGAAGGTCGCCACGGCCCGGTACTGACTCCCCCGTCGGTGCCGGGCCGTTTCTCATCCCGTCAACGGGTGTTCACGACAGTCGATACACTGGAAGGCATGACACAGGAAGACCAGAACGAAAACGCAACCAACGATACCAACTCTGCCGAAGAAAAATCGGCGAAGTACAGCTACAAGTCCTTCCGCAACGAGCCGTCTGTATTCATGGAACAGGCGCTCGGCGGACTGGTTGCCGCGCACCCGTACGCCGAGTGGCACAGTGAGGGCTTCATTGGCCTCACTGACGACGCTTATGCTGACAGTGACAACGACGAACGCGTCGCAGTAATCTCCGGCGGGGGTTCCGGACACGAACCGATGCACGCCGGCTTCATCGGCGTGGGCATGCTCGACGCCGCTTGCCCGGGTCTGCTATTCACCTCCCCGAACGCCGTCCAGATCACGGCGGCGACGGAGTGGGCGGACCGCGGCAAGGGTGTGGTCCACGTGGTGAAGAACTACACCGGCGATGTCATGAACTTCACCGTCGCCGCGAACAGCGTCGATGGTGAAGTCGCCACAGTCACCGTGGCCGATGACGCAGCCACGGAGATCGATGACGAAGACGATTCCCCGGGTCGCCGCGGCACCGGTGCGACGATCATTGTGGAGAAGATTGCTGGCGCATCCGCTGCCCGCGGGGACGACCTAGCAACCGTCGCAGAAACAGCACAGAGAGTCGCCGACCAGTCCCGCAGCATGGCGGTATCCCTTATGCCGGGTCACCTGCCCACGAGCGACCGCCAGACGTTCGATTTGGACGAGGGCGAGATCGAGATCGGCGTGGGCATTCACGGCGAGCCGGGTGTGGAGCGCCGCGACACCACCAAGGGCGAGAAGCCGACCGCACACGACCTCGTGGGTGAGCTGCTCGACGGCATCACGGAATCTCTGCAGAACGCCGACGTCAAACTCGAGGGTGAAGATGTTGTGCTCTTGGTCAACGGCCTGGGAGCTACGAGCGCCCTCGAGCTCGACCTCATCTTCGGCGAGGCGGTCTCCCAGCTCAGCGAGCGCGGAGTGACCGTGCGCCGCGGCATTGTGGGCACACTGGTCACAGCACTGAACATGACGGGCGTGTCCTTGACCGTTTCGGTGGTCGACGACGAGATTCTGGAGCTCCTCGACGCGGAGACGAACGCACCCGCGTGGCCCGCTGTGGTCGCAGACCCCAAGTACACCGCGGTTCACATGGTCGACGACGAGGAGACGCCGAACGAGGGAGGCGAGAATGAATGGCTCAGCACGTTCGCTGACCGCCTCGGAGCATCCTACGACGACCTGACGGAGCTGGACCGCGTGGCGGGCGACGGCGACTTCGGGCAGAATCTCGAGGCGGCGTTCGGCGATATCGAGACCCCTCTGAAAGGCACCGATGCCGACGTTCTCTCGTTCTTCGCACACCGGATGCTCGTGCGCGCCGGCGGTACCTCCGGCGCCGTGCTAGGGACCCTTTTCCGCGAAATGGGCGATGCATTCGCCGAAGCAGAGGTGGATTCCCGCGAAGCAGACACCGCCGACTTCCTCAAGGCGCTCAGCGCCGGGCTCAACAACGGTGTTCAGGCCATCACCGACTTGGGCGGCGCGAAAGAAGGCGACAACACGTTGATCGACGCGCTCGCCCCCGCCGCGAAGGAAGCGAAGAAGCTTGTCGACGGCACCGTGCCCGGCTCCATCTCCGAGGCCCTCGAGCAGATCCACGGCCCCGCAGTGGAAGGCGCCAAGTCCACCCGTGGCATGCAGGCCAAGAAAGGCCGCGCGTCCTACCTGGGCGAATCCGCCGCAGATGTGCCAGACCCGGGTGCAATCGCCATCACCTGGCTATTCGGTGAGGCAGCCGTCGACGATTTCTAAATCGCGATTTTCTACACTCATAGTCGAACGTGACACACTGAAGACTAAAGGAGCTAGTTGTCGTGGATTACATTTCCCGCCACATTGGCCCGACAGACAGCGAGCGTAAGCTCATGCTGGATGCCGTCGGCTACGGTTCGATCGACGAGCTGGTTACCGCCGCAACCCCGCCGGGCATTCTCGCCAAAGCACCGCTTGATCTGCCGGCGCCGCTTACGGAGTACGAGGCGCAGAATCGTCTGCGGGAACTAGCCGGTAAGAACACGGTGCTCAAGGCCTTCTACGGCCAAGGGTTCTCCTCCACCCTCACGCCCCCGGTGATCCGCCGCGGCGTGGTCGAGGATGCCGGCTGGTACACGGCGTATACCCCCTACCAGCCGGAAATCTCCCAGGGCCGCTTGGAGGCTCTGCTCAATTTCCAGACGATGGTGCAGGATCTCACTGGACTGCCCATCGCCAATGCCTCGCTGCTCGACGAAGCGTCCGCGGTCGCCGAAGCCATCGGCCTCATGTCTCGCGCGGTGAAGAAGGGCCGCCGGGTGCTGCTGGATGCGCGCCTGCACCCCCAGGTCAT encodes:
- a CDS encoding branched-chain amino acid aminotransferase, translating into MTNLEFTVKMNENPASEEQRAEILKNPKFGEKFTDHMVAIDWSEDEGWHNARVEPYAPIEFDPASMVFHYGQAIFEGLKAYRQPDGSIATFRPEQNARRMQNSAERLAMPDLPEELFVESLRQIVDIDEAWVPEAGGEAALYLRPFMISTEISLGVKPASTYTYYVIASPAGAYFSGGIKPVKVWISEDYVRAAPGGTGAAKFAGNYAASLLAQAQAQEQGCDQVVWLDAIERTYIEEMGGMNLMFVYGSGDGDGNVKLVTPELSGSLLPGITRDSLLQVAQDLGYETEELRISVEDWKNDVAKGKMTESFACGTAAVITPVGHIVGNDIDFTVNDNEAGDVTMALRERLTKIQRGEVEDTHGWVHTLIPAP
- a CDS encoding dihydroxyacetone kinase family protein, translated to MTQEDQNENATNDTNSAEEKSAKYSYKSFRNEPSVFMEQALGGLVAAHPYAEWHSEGFIGLTDDAYADSDNDERVAVISGGGSGHEPMHAGFIGVGMLDAACPGLLFTSPNAVQITAATEWADRGKGVVHVVKNYTGDVMNFTVAANSVDGEVATVTVADDAATEIDDEDDSPGRRGTGATIIVEKIAGASAARGDDLATVAETAQRVADQSRSMAVSLMPGHLPTSDRQTFDLDEGEIEIGVGIHGEPGVERRDTTKGEKPTAHDLVGELLDGITESLQNADVKLEGEDVVLLVNGLGATSALELDLIFGEAVSQLSERGVTVRRGIVGTLVTALNMTGVSLTVSVVDDEILELLDAETNAPAWPAVVADPKYTAVHMVDDEETPNEGGENEWLSTFADRLGASYDDLTELDRVAGDGDFGQNLEAAFGDIETPLKGTDADVLSFFAHRMLVRAGGTSGAVLGTLFREMGDAFAEAEVDSREADTADFLKALSAGLNNGVQAITDLGGAKEGDNTLIDALAPAAKEAKKLVDGTVPGSISEALEQIHGPAVEGAKSTRGMQAKKGRASYLGESAADVPDPGAIAITWLFGEAAVDDF
- the sucB gene encoding 2-oxoglutarate dehydrogenase, E2 component, dihydrolipoamide succinyltransferase, encoding MAHSVEMPELGESVTEGTITTWLKSVGDTVEVDEPLLEVSTDKVDTEIPSPVAGVLLEIKAEEDDTVEVGEVIALVGDEGEEPSGASASSDDEADEAEVPEEKKADSQPAKKSGGSGSATDVEMPELGESVTEGTITTWLKEVGDEVEVDEPLLEVSTDKVDTEIPSPVAGTLVEILTEEDETVEVGEVIARVGDADAVASSEEEDVADTDEEVDDDNSAAGEGDNPEDAPKKSASKSSSSNKKGSGESTDVEMPELGESVTEGTITTWLKSVGDMVEVDEPLLEVSTDKVDTEIPSPVEGTLLEILAEEDDTIEVGAVIARIGDAEAAVSEDSDDAEDQDVEEEKAEAPKKEEEPKAEPKKAEKKAETSTATQSTNTSAKVNNGGKVPYVTPLVRKLADKHGVDLNNIEGTGVGGRIRKQDVLAAAEGASAKGGAEAADTKAADTTATEAETQASGPRARWSSKAVDPAKQDLIGTTQKVNRIREITAAKMVESLQTSAQLTHVQEVDVTRIADLRKKVKPSFVDKHGANITFLAFFVKAASEALVSHPNVNASYNKDTKEITYHEDVNIGIAVDTPMGLLVPVLKKTQDMSLADIAKGIADLATRARDKKLRPDDLSGATFTVTNIGSAGALLDTPILTPPQSGILGTGAIVKRPIIVTEDGIDSIAIRQMCYLPFTYDHQIVDGADAGRFITTIKDRIEAGDFEGDMEL
- a CDS encoding oxidoreductase; this encodes MFNIFGSRKSNSPIKPPRGPGDTVRPEDVQYLKQWADQHGFVEGFVEPETLVNEMSVVLVAENGEFTRRRIGGPKGIDAVSKALGILLYDVEETGYPDRMRKRMEQDRILRRRAEQRERRARFERGDEL
- a CDS encoding leucyl aminopeptidase, producing MLSHTTGVLPSHGLLPRVDFAASAEAALIDGAARLIPVVQGDALELPVSTLTRDGLLEALEAVGTTCALGETTRVVVDGVLYVAVGLGEDTSDSSVRRAMGAAARSLKGIDRAVVSSEFGVAPTVEGLLLGGYSYSGLKTQASADVDATETTNIAADDFDTADSAPQITVIGLGHEQEREEFERAATIGHAVALARDLVNTPSNLLYPEIYARYAEQIAASAGLDVEILDEEQLRDQGFGGITAVGQGSAHPPRLVHLTWAPDTASVETSVALVGKGITFDSGGISIKPASGMEQMVMDMGGSAAVLATACAVAALDLPVRLDAWMPLAENMPSGSAQRPGDVITHYGGITSEVINTDAEGRLVLADAIVRACEDSPTHLIETSTLTGAQMVALGKRTFGVMGSDKLRDRIADNGQRIDEPGWAMPLLEEHEEEIASKVADVKNANSDRFGGMEFAGTYLSRFIGDGIEWAHVDVASPAWNTGGAYGFTPSRATGVPVRTLVETISGLI